The Cydia fagiglandana chromosome 14, ilCydFagi1.1, whole genome shotgun sequence genome contains the following window.
aaaaaaagaaacgttTCAGTAGCTGTCATTTCATACCTAAGAAACGGCGCGATTTTTGTTTGCTTGTTGTCAAGTACAATTATTGATTTTTAGACTACAAACATTTACAAGATATTAATTACAGTAATACTGTAAAATCTGAGCTGGGGACCAAAATATACGATAGCGTCATACTGTCTGGCAGTTAATAGCCAAAAATTAGACCTGTAAGCTTCTTAAAACAAAATGTTGTGTCAAGTTATTTAGTTGTCACATTTCGACGTATTCTACTCTTTTGTACTGTTTAACTGATAATGTTTTGTGTTTCTCTAGTTCCTACACTCGTATATTTGTATCCAGTTGTTATTTAGAATAAACTTAAGTAGTGCTTATACCGCAAGTTCGTATAGTTGGTGCAGTACTTTTATGCAATTAAGTATCTATTAAGTAAGTAGCACTTCTTTCTTCTTGTATTTTCTACGTATTTATAGTTTATGTTGGCCTCACAAATCGGGCTAAGGAATATGTAAACAAATCGTGAATTACTATGGAAGAATCActtctatttaaataaaagtatgtatagttcgttttttttagcattagaaagaactccacagaagtaagcgtacagtttttatcaggctctttaattgttaataatgattgaattatctaatgtagcacggtcaatacatataatttacttcgaattattaccgctaaaattgccggatttggaaccacacgcttacttctgcgaagttctttctaatgctaaaaaaaacgaactatagtaatagTCAAAAAGCTAAGCCTTACCTTTATTTTTACAACTATATTTagttctttttttctttttagccACTGGCCAGTATTTGCACGCTTCCTAGTACAGCACAgatggagaaaaaaaaaaaaaactttgtagACACAGAGTACTCGTCCGGTGATTCTAAAATGATCAAATCCAAACAGAAGTGCACGGAAGAAAACAACAACGAGGTTGATGAGTTGACAAAAGAGTTCTCGGAGATGGGTTGTATCGTGAATCCGGATAAGCAGCCATCTAACATTTGTGTCGAGACATGTGTATATGAGTCTTCCGGAGACGAGGCTAATGAAAATGAAGCGGATGGTTACTCGGATGAGTTTGAAGAGGATAAGAGTGAGGATGAAGAGTTGAATTTGGAGCCGGAGTCTCCGAAGAGCAGTAATAGTAATGGGAATGAGTTGGCGATGAAGCTGATTAACAGCCGGTCCTCCATGTCCAGTAAGCCGGCTACAGTGTCTGGTCGGTCTACTAGTACTGGGTAAGTTTCTAAAGGGCTTATTCTTAAAACTCTAAATGCCCAGGATAGTCAGTGTGATATGTCTCATTCTATAAAACAAACGATAGACAAAAATAATTCATTGAAAAAAATGTGATAAAGAATATCTGCATTAGTctttataaagaaaaaataataatattttataaataaaaaaaaatactgggtaGATTTTCATAATCACTGCTTACACGTTCAGACTACTTGTTACTTTGGTATGTTGATTCaacaaattataagtaaaataaattacaaattgtaAGCTTACTTGTCCtcctatagaaaatttgaatttcgcgcctttctCTACTGATAAAGTTGTTTTACAAACTATtttatactagcgacccgcctcgGCTtagcacgggttacacaaaacctttacaaattatacacctaaaccttcctcaagaatcactctattgataggtgaaaaccgcatgaaaattcgttcaatagttttcgagtttatcgcaaacatacacacaaacactttgttttataaggtgtagtgattttaCTTGGATGGAGCGTGTGTTAAAGCTTTAAGATATAACATTTTGAATTCGGCCCTGGAATCTACTTTAGAAGGTACAATGTAAACTAAACCCTATACTCTTACCATTACAGCTCACAATTCGTCCCAACAACCCGCCGAGTCAACATGTCGTTTACCAACGACCGTCTCCGCGAGATCGAGCGACACAACCACATCCTGCTCAACAAAATACTAACGGCTAGGAACAGGACAAAGTCTTCCATACCGCCTTTTGAGCCGCCGAGGAGACCGCTGCCCCCTGCGGCGGTGCAGCGGAAACAGATGCAAAAGAAAATCGACCATGACAATCTGGTAATAGAGtttattttggcaaatattCATTACTTTATTTATATAGATAGACCCATACCGCCAGTTGAGTCATGAGAGAGACCACACTGCCCCCGTGCAGCGTAGGCATTTGCAGAAAAGAATCAAAAACGCCCTAACAATATCTagtgtctgtgcggaaagagaagaggcGTGGAATGTATAGGGTCCAGAGAGggtaccgcgaaccacgttcgacgtgttgcctcactgtcacacttacgtacgaattcacaagtgcgacagaaaggcaacacgtcaaacgtggttcgcggtaggccctcagtacgAGTATATTccgcgactcttctctttccgcacagactctatcgaTCATAGGAATAGAGTTCATTTTGTTAAACATTGCCTAAGttagattctaaaataaatcCCTAAGTGAAATTCTAGCATTACTCTGCAATTACATACGAAATCAATTGTTTCTTACATACTACTCGGGGCCTAGCCATGGTGACAATCAGTGAGTATTCACTCCAATCAAAACAAATCATGAATGACAATAGTCATTTGATTTTTCGCAGGATCTATCATGCCATGccgatacattttttcttttcgtttggcgtttgtcgctGTTCCATTGTCATCTCGGCTAGTCCCTGCTATATAATAGTAACGCCTAGTAGTTTTCTCTTAGCATCCAATTAATTTTATCGCTTGCTAATAAAAAATGTCAGGCGTAATCATAATCAGAATTGCGtttggtcaggcgtggctcactccgcgatttcgtcgctttgctacaggtagcttaaagtaatagtagtagtaaaacactttattgtacaaaaacaaaaacaaaacaggaaaaataacattcgtcattagtacaaaggcgaacttatccctttaagggatctcttccagtacaagtacaaaaaaaagtacatccgttccacaccaattttggtggctagctataagcctgttgtgtcccactgctgggcaaaagccGCTGTCGCCAgctagcggccatacctgtcccgatcgtaacaaacgcgttttgttagagtgagtcttctgtacctagtactattattttattctgtggtttggtTATTTGGGgttaatattatgatatttgagtcgcttaatttcaaactcgggtaaatccatctgtcaagattatgcgattttggtattaagaaaacgtaatagggtagatatttgctgagagggtcccatggatttacccgagtttgaagttaagcgacacatttgtATTACAGATTCTGCTGAAGAAGATCCAACGCGCCAAGTCGTCAGCGCTGGGCGCGCGCCGTTGatggcggcgcgggcgcacgcGCCCGAGGACTAGTGCTCCCTACATTTACTCCTACACCCAGCTGCTAAATTGCATCGAcactttaaccttttggacgccaatgaccgatatatccgcactgcaagtccaacgccaaagacggattaatcgggcACAGATCACAGAGcgacatagacctacgtgcatatgcataaagttcaatttcagttttgacacttcggtgacatggcgtccgagtgacagcttttgtgttagacgtggcgtcgaaaaggttaaggaTAAAATCGTTGTTTATGTGttcatgcaattttgcagttcgctgtacatattacttttacatttattatacttacttatttttaatacgCGTGTTTTATTTACTTTCTGATTCTATTCAAATTCCTTTGAAAATATGACATGATACAATCGCTGAAAAGTCTACGCAGAGTTAACTAAGGAGGACCCTCGAAGACAGCCAACTCTGACAAGATCCACAATTTAAAAACCTCTGAATTTTTTTCATAGAGCATTTTTTAATCTATTCGGCGCAAGCGAGGTATGAATTCAAGTTTTTTTAACTGGGCAAGTAATCTTGGACCTTCAGAAACTTGGTTACCAGCactatagtacagtcagcataaGTATCTGATATTCCGGATAACTTTTCCAAATATAGAGATACATTTCTAAAAGTCTCGTTCAAAAGTATATCTTTTACAATCTTCATTGTTCTACATATAGAACCATCACTTTTTATGATCTGTTTTTGTCtttttattatgtgtttttgtttttttttgttatctgTTACAGAatacttttggcgcgttgtttGATCCGCAACTTTTGATGCTGAACTGTACCTACTTGGCGTAAAGAATGCATCTATTTATGTGGTAAACGAAACGCAAATGCATTGTTTACAAAACATCTCGCTAAtataagcccccattcgcacggcagctttttcaacgcgcgtttgaatgacacaaatggataaccatgtgtgtattcacacgacagcggtggcgctttttatcaagcgttgttggattttcgactttaaggcTTGgtcattaagtcgaatttagagtgcggacagattcaagcgcttttctAACACGCGTTgtaaaagctgtcgtgcgaatgggggcttacatAACGCCCGCGTACATTCATTCAGTTtagtagtacagtcgccatcacatatatcggagcggccgaggtggtcaaaatatatgaacacgcactctaacgccttgacaataaaggcctgttcagatatttgtgagcgcctcggccgctccgatatatctgatggcggctaCGATATGCCGAGTATGGGAGGAATGAGCAACCGATTCGCAAATGGCGTGATATATACAGGGCGTGTGTGACAACTTTCTTATTttatactttacttttcatGGCACAAGGCTTTGCTTCCCTTCGtatgtctaagcactgatcagtgcaagcgaatttaaacctattgtattaaacaaaggattttaattcgt
Protein-coding sequences here:
- the LOC134670577 gene encoding uncharacterized protein LOC134670577, with protein sequence MEKKKKNFVDTEYSSGDSKMIKSKQKCTEENNNEVDELTKEFSEMGCIVNPDKQPSNICVETCVYESSGDEANENEADGYSDEFEEDKSEDEELNLEPESPKSSNSNGNELAMKLINSRSSMSSKPATVSGRSTSTGSQFVPTTRRVNMSFTNDRLREIERHNHILLNKILTARNRTKSSIPPFEPPRRPLPPAAVQRKQMQKKIDHDNLILLKKIQRAKSSALGARR